The bacterium genome segment GTGTCATGGCACCAGGACTCGACCTACTGGGGGCTGGAGCCTCCGGAGGTGGTCACGGCCTGGCTGGGACTAACCGACAGCACCGAGGAGAACGGGTGTGTCCGCGTCGTGGCGGGCAGCCACCGGTGGGGCCAGGTCGCGCATCACGACACCTTTGGCGAGGACAACCTGCTGTCGCGAGGGCAGGAAGTGATGGTCGAAGTCGACGAGAGCGAGGGCGTGGATCTCAGGCTGTCCGCCGGGGATATCTCTCTCCACCATGTCCTGTTGGTCCACGGGTCCCGGCCGAACGCATCATCGGACCGGCGCATCGGGATCGCCTTCCGCTACCTGCCCACCCACGTGCGGCAGACGGTGGGGGTCCGGGAGTCGGCCATGCTGGTGCGGGGAGCCGACGAGTACGGGCACTTCGACCTCGAGCCCCGACCGCGGGCCGACTTCGATGAGGCGGCACTGGCGGCCCATGCCGATGCCACGGAG includes the following:
- a CDS encoding phytanoyl-CoA dioxygenase family protein, with the translated sequence MSGSSISESYRRDGYYFPIPVLSADEARECRRRLKAFEAEHQGLPEKYRFKTYLVWTWLDRLIRHPRILDAVEAVIGPDILCWSTDLFIKEPHDPGFVSWHQDSTYWGLEPPEVVTAWLGLTDSTEENGCVRVVAGSHRWGQVAHHDTFGEDNLLSRGQEVMVEVDESEGVDLRLSAGDISLHHVLLVHGSRPNASSDRRIGIAFRYLPTHVRQTVGVRESAMLVRGADEYGHFDLEPRPRADFDEAALAAHADATERFERFGETPP